The proteins below come from a single Geobacillus thermoleovorans genomic window:
- a CDS encoding sugar-binding protein, translated as MRDWWKRLFYGGGIAALIGSASFTAYCAWNVYAYPKSEKERVPETTKEAYHFVLVPEELDNDYWRLVEKGAKAAAKELGVDLEYIGPRQANIDEHLRILKKAAAAKVDGIITQGLTEAEFVPVINEITDKNIPVVTIDTDAPTSRRVAYVGTDNYYAGFLAGRALAEDTKGKATVAIITGSLTAAHQQLRVRGFEDAVRQEKGIRIVAIEESHITRVQAAEKAYTILKKHPDVNAFYGTSALDAIGVAKVVEQFHREQKTYIIGFDTLPETIRYLQKGTIAATVVQEPYEMGYKAVKMMAEIVAGKDVPAVTNTETKVIRKKDLPLRPARNYEVNTP; from the coding sequence ATGCGCGATTGGTGGAAACGGCTGTTTTACGGGGGCGGCATCGCCGCGCTGATTGGAAGCGCTTCCTTCACCGCCTATTGCGCTTGGAACGTGTATGCGTATCCGAAATCAGAAAAGGAACGGGTTCCGGAAACAACAAAAGAGGCCTATCATTTCGTGCTTGTGCCGGAGGAACTCGATAATGATTACTGGCGGCTCGTGGAAAAAGGAGCGAAAGCGGCGGCGAAAGAACTGGGGGTTGACCTCGAGTATATCGGCCCGCGGCAGGCGAATATTGATGAGCATTTGCGCATTTTGAAAAAAGCCGCGGCAGCGAAAGTCGATGGGATCATCACCCAAGGGTTGACGGAAGCGGAATTTGTCCCAGTGATTAACGAAATCACGGACAAAAATATTCCTGTGGTGACGATCGATACGGATGCTCCAACGAGCCGACGCGTCGCCTATGTGGGAACGGATAATTATTATGCCGGTTTTCTCGCGGGACGGGCGTTGGCTGAGGATACAAAGGGCAAGGCGACGGTCGCGATTATTACCGGCAGTTTGACGGCGGCGCACCAACAGCTGCGAGTGCGCGGATTTGAGGATGCAGTGAGACAGGAAAAAGGAATCCGCATCGTTGCCATCGAAGAGTCGCACATTACGCGTGTGCAAGCCGCGGAAAAGGCGTATACGATTTTGAAAAAGCACCCGGATGTGAATGCGTTTTACGGCACGAGCGCGCTTGATGCGATTGGCGTTGCCAAGGTGGTCGAGCAGTTTCATCGGGAGCAAAAGACGTATATTATTGGCTTTGACACGCTGCCGGAGACGATCCGCTATTTGCAAAAAGGAACGATTGCGGCGACGGTGGTGCAGGAGCCGTATGAAATGGGATACAAGGCTGTCAAAATGATGGCCGAGATCGTCGCCGGGAAAGACGTGCCGGCGGTGACGAATACGGAGACGAAAGTCATTCGGAAAAAAGACTTGCCGCTGCGCCCGGCGCGCAATTATGAGGTCAACACGCCATGA
- a CDS encoding MurR/RpiR family transcriptional regulator: MFTPEQIAQFSELDYAIYDYVMKHPHEVAYMRIRELAEAVHVSPPTVLRFCKKVGCEGFSEFKTKWKLYLRETKRTAIISSQEALKEFFERTLTADYERTILDAAAAIARADHVIFVGSGSSGILAEYGSRYFSAFQKFSVYIKDPFFPIYGHYFHNCAVIALSVSGETSYTLAQVHRFKENGSTIISITNRKHCTLANISDYNLTYYATAERMGQTDVTTQLPVVYLLERLAKEMYRLLPTQTDRGPSGR; this comes from the coding sequence ATGTTCACTCCTGAACAAATCGCCCAGTTCTCCGAGCTCGACTACGCCATTTACGACTATGTGATGAAACATCCTCATGAAGTCGCGTACATGCGCATTCGCGAGCTCGCCGAGGCCGTCCATGTCTCGCCGCCGACCGTGCTCCGCTTTTGCAAAAAGGTCGGATGCGAAGGGTTCAGTGAATTTAAAACGAAATGGAAGCTGTATTTGCGCGAGACAAAGCGAACCGCGATCATCAGCAGTCAAGAGGCGCTTAAGGAATTTTTCGAACGGACGCTGACCGCCGATTACGAGCGGACCATTCTGGATGCGGCAGCCGCGATCGCCCGGGCGGATCACGTGATTTTTGTCGGCTCCGGCAGCTCCGGCATTTTGGCTGAATACGGATCGCGCTATTTTTCTGCCTTTCAAAAGTTTTCCGTCTACATCAAGGACCCGTTTTTTCCGATTTACGGCCATTATTTCCACAACTGCGCCGTGATCGCCTTGTCGGTGTCTGGAGAGACGTCATATACGCTCGCCCAAGTGCACCGGTTCAAGGAAAACGGCAGCACGATCATCAGCATCACCAACCGGAAACATTGCACACTCGCGAACATCTCGGACTACAACTTGACGTATTATGCCACCGCCGAGCGGATGGGACAGACGGATGTGACAACACAACTGCCGGTCGTTTATTTGCTTGAGCGGCTCGCGAAGGAAATGTACCGGTTGCTGCCGACGCAGACTGACCGCGGGCCGAGCGGGCGGTGA
- a CDS encoding response regulator transcription factor, translated as MKVAIVDDEALERRALCKMISDHLPDIEVVAEGANGREAVEIAKRYRPDIMLIDIKMPGLDGLQAIEAIRQDGLDLEFIIVSAFDLFDYAKQAMRFGVKEYLLKPSRKEEVISALERVSQEVAAKRRHEESSRQLEEQIRRLQTLVESEWLSVLMTEDVSADEWERWKELLPFSIASGMFLVIQFPDAGVADEWKSWLDKQLSGKAPTRYWIGRMANRRLPVLFFRSPNDGEPAWKPVIQALALDLARQFSARYGAALYIGLGSPFSRLDQLRSSYYEALSTAHYYADRQKAQVGFLPAEATRAGGEAERDKQLFEALRLGDIEQARMICLTYIEELASSHSLPAAGRKAEETFVWLGRLLSELGIRYERLASFASCRSAAELKRAALDELDRIAADLEVWRQQQAHGKIGKAKEYIDRHYAEPLTLEEVAEQAGISPYYFSKLFKEQFGITFIDYVTNVRIERAKEALAETDQSLKEICFSVGYNDPNYFSRVFKKQTGLSPSEYRKKVQAR; from the coding sequence GTGAAAGTGGCGATCGTCGATGATGAGGCGTTGGAGCGAAGAGCGCTTTGCAAAATGATTAGCGACCACCTTCCGGATATCGAGGTGGTCGCCGAGGGCGCCAACGGGCGCGAGGCGGTCGAGATCGCCAAGCGTTATCGTCCGGATATCATGCTGATTGACATCAAAATGCCCGGCCTTGACGGGCTGCAAGCGATCGAAGCGATTCGCCAAGACGGCCTCGATCTGGAGTTCATTATTGTGTCGGCGTTTGATTTGTTCGACTATGCGAAACAAGCGATGCGGTTTGGCGTCAAGGAATATTTATTGAAACCGAGCCGGAAGGAGGAGGTCATTTCGGCTTTGGAACGGGTCAGCCAAGAAGTGGCGGCCAAGCGGCGACACGAGGAGAGCAGCCGCCAGCTCGAGGAGCAGATTCGCCGGTTGCAGACGCTTGTGGAAAGCGAATGGCTGTCCGTCCTCATGACAGAAGACGTATCGGCTGATGAGTGGGAGCGATGGAAGGAACTGCTGCCGTTTTCGATTGCGTCGGGGATGTTCCTCGTCATTCAGTTCCCGGATGCAGGGGTGGCTGACGAATGGAAATCATGGCTGGACAAGCAGCTTAGCGGGAAGGCGCCAACGCGCTATTGGATCGGGCGGATGGCGAACCGGCGCCTGCCGGTCTTGTTTTTCCGCAGCCCAAACGATGGCGAGCCAGCCTGGAAGCCCGTCATCCAGGCATTGGCGCTCGATTTGGCGCGGCAGTTTTCGGCCCGGTACGGCGCCGCGCTGTATATCGGGCTCGGCTCCCCGTTTTCCCGCCTTGACCAACTTCGTTCCTCGTACTATGAGGCGCTGTCGACCGCTCATTATTACGCCGACCGGCAAAAAGCACAAGTGGGGTTTCTGCCGGCGGAAGCGACGCGCGCCGGCGGGGAAGCGGAACGGGATAAACAGCTGTTTGAAGCGCTGCGCCTTGGCGACATCGAGCAAGCCCGGATGATTTGTCTGACGTATATAGAGGAACTGGCCTCTTCTCATTCACTGCCGGCCGCCGGCCGCAAAGCGGAAGAGACCTTTGTGTGGCTCGGGCGTCTTCTATCGGAGCTGGGCATTCGTTATGAGCGGCTCGCTTCCTTTGCTTCCTGCCGGTCGGCGGCAGAATTGAAGCGAGCGGCGCTTGATGAACTGGACCGCATCGCCGCTGATCTCGAGGTTTGGCGCCAGCAGCAAGCTCACGGCAAAATCGGCAAGGCGAAAGAGTACATTGACCGCCATTATGCCGAGCCGCTGACGCTTGAGGAGGTGGCGGAACAAGCGGGCATCAGTCCGTACTACTTCAGCAAACTGTTCAAAGAGCAGTTTGGCATCACCTTTATCGACTATGTGACGAACGTGCGCATCGAACGGGCGAAAGAAGCGCTGGCTGAGACGGATCAAAGCTTAAAAGAAATTTGTTTTTCAGTCGGCTACAACGACCCCAACTATTTCAGCCGCGTCTTTAAAAAGCAAACCGGCCTGTCGCCGAGCGAATACCGGAAAAAAGTACAGGCGCGCTGA
- a CDS encoding Rpn family recombination-promoting nuclease/putative transposase, protein MSETRIDHDRLFKELLSTFFEEFLLLFFPHVYEQVDFRHVSFLSEEVFTDVAAGEKHRVDLLVETKLKGGDGLIIVHIEHQSYTQPTFPERMFIYVSRLFQKYRRRILPIAIFSYDEHRDEPSSFTIKFPFLTVVDFRFLTVELRKQPWREYIRRDNPVAAALLSKMGYNESERVAVKREFLRMLVRLELDEAKQRLLFGFFETYLTLSEQEEIQLRNEVNQMGTKEAKKVTDLIVSYEQRGMEKGIEKGIEKGIEKGKMDIAKRMLGKGYDVPTICELTGLSVEAVEKLKG, encoded by the coding sequence GTGTCCGAAACGCGAATCGATCACGACCGGTTGTTTAAGGAGTTGCTGTCGACGTTTTTTGAAGAGTTTTTGCTTCTGTTTTTTCCACACGTGTATGAACAAGTCGACTTCCGCCACGTCTCCTTTTTGTCCGAAGAGGTGTTTACGGATGTGGCGGCCGGCGAAAAGCACCGTGTGGATCTATTGGTGGAAACAAAATTGAAAGGGGGAGATGGGCTGATCATCGTCCATATCGAACACCAAAGTTACACGCAGCCGACGTTTCCCGAGCGCATGTTCATTTATGTCAGCCGTTTGTTTCAAAAATACCGCCGTCGCATTCTTCCCATTGCCATCTTCAGCTATGACGAACACCGCGATGAACCGTCCTCGTTCACCATCAAGTTTCCGTTCCTAACCGTTGTCGATTTCCGCTTTCTTACTGTTGAACTGCGCAAACAGCCATGGCGTGAGTACATTCGCCGCGACAACCCGGTCGCGGCCGCCTTGTTAAGCAAAATGGGGTATAATGAAAGTGAGAGAGTGGCAGTGAAAAGAGAATTTTTGCGCATGCTCGTCCGCTTGGAGCTTGACGAAGCGAAACAGCGGCTGTTGTTTGGATTTTTCGAGACGTATTTGACGCTGTCCGAACAAGAGGAAATCCAATTGCGAAACGAGGTGAACCAAATGGGAACGAAGGAAGCGAAAAAAGTGACGGATCTCATCGTGTCGTATGAGCAACGGGGGATGGAAAAGGGAATCGAAAAAGGAATCGAAAAAGGAATCGAAAAAGGCAAGATGGACATCGCGAAACGGATGCTAGGGAAAGGATATGATGTGCCAACGATTTGTGAATTGACTGGACTGTCGGTTGAGGCAGTGGAAAAGTTGAAAGGATAA
- a CDS encoding 6-phospho-beta-glucosidase, translating to MDKRLKMATIGGGSSYTPELVEGLIKRYHELPVGELWLVDIPEGKEKLEIVGALAKRMVEKAGVPIEIHLTLDRRRALEGADFVTTQFRVGGLEARAKDERIPLKYGVIGQETNGPGGLFKGLRTIPVILDIIRDMEELCPDAWLINFTNPAGMVTEAVLRYTKQEKVVGLCNVPIGMRMGVAKLLGVDADRVHIDFAGLNHMVFGLHVYLDGVEVTEKVIDLVAHPDRSGVTMKNIVDLGWEPDFLKGLKVLPCPYHRYYYQTDKMLAEELEAAKTKGTRAEVVQQLEKELFELYKDPNLAIKPPQLEQRGGAYYSDAACSLISSIYNDKRDIQPVNTRNNGAIASIPPESAVEVNCVITKDGPKPIAVGDLPVAVRGLVQQIKSFERVAAEAAVTGDYQTALVAMTINPLVPSDTIAKQMLDEMLEAHKEHLPQFFKQAKTVAGN from the coding sequence ATGGATAAACGATTGAAAATGGCGACGATCGGCGGCGGGTCGAGCTACACGCCGGAATTGGTCGAAGGGTTGATCAAGCGTTATCATGAATTGCCGGTCGGGGAATTGTGGCTTGTCGATATTCCGGAAGGCAAAGAAAAACTCGAAATCGTTGGCGCACTGGCCAAACGGATGGTCGAAAAAGCCGGTGTGCCCATTGAGATTCATTTGACACTAGACCGCCGCCGGGCCTTGGAAGGAGCAGACTTTGTTACGACGCAATTTCGTGTCGGCGGCCTAGAGGCACGGGCGAAAGACGAGCGCATCCCGCTCAAATACGGGGTGATCGGCCAGGAGACAAACGGCCCGGGCGGATTGTTTAAGGGATTGCGGACGATTCCGGTCATTTTGGACATCATTCGCGATATGGAAGAGCTTTGCCCTGATGCATGGCTGATCAACTTCACGAACCCGGCTGGGATGGTGACAGAAGCCGTCTTGCGCTACACGAAGCAGGAGAAAGTCGTCGGGTTGTGCAACGTGCCGATCGGCATGCGCATGGGCGTCGCCAAGCTGCTTGGCGTTGATGCCGACCGCGTGCACATTGATTTTGCCGGCTTGAACCATATGGTGTTTGGCTTGCACGTCTATCTGGACGGCGTCGAGGTGACCGAAAAGGTGATTGATCTCGTCGCCCATCCAGACCGCTCCGGTGTGACGATGAAAAACATCGTTGACCTTGGCTGGGAGCCGGATTTCTTAAAAGGGTTGAAGGTGCTGCCTTGCCCGTACCACCGGTATTACTACCAAACAGACAAAATGCTCGCCGAGGAGCTGGAGGCGGCGAAAACGAAAGGGACGCGCGCCGAGGTTGTGCAGCAGCTCGAAAAAGAGCTGTTCGAGCTGTACAAAGACCCGAACTTGGCCATCAAGCCGCCGCAGCTCGAACAGCGTGGTGGGGCGTACTACAGCGACGCCGCGTGCAGCTTGATCAGCTCCATTTACAACGACAAGCGCGACATTCAGCCGGTCAACACGAGAAACAACGGCGCCATTGCGAGCATCCCTCCGGAATCGGCGGTGGAGGTAAACTGCGTCATCACGAAAGATGGACCGAAACCGATCGCCGTCGGCGATTTGCCGGTCGCGGTGCGTGGGCTCGTCCAGCAAATCAAGTCGTTCGAGCGCGTCGCTGCCGAGGCCGCGGTCACCGGCGACTACCAAACCGCGCTCGTCGCCATGACGATCAACCCGCTTGTCCCGTCTGACACCATCGCCAAACAAATGTTGGACGAAATGCTTGAAGCGCATAAAGAACATTTGCCGCAGTTTTTTAAACAGGCCAAAACAGTAGCTGGAAACTAA
- a CDS encoding sensor histidine kinase, with amino-acid sequence MNIRTKMLLCFTVFLLLLNGAVFLLYQTSEEMMSDYDQRMRRLLLLNEVSQRANRMMEQLNAYVSEKEGRYARAYEREFRWLQQRRRQLGAILPVLSDRLAAENYEHMIESLLEEAALTVYHFQAGNIGLYSSHLHETMNIASFLQEETLNLIDDELTAYQRRYDEVERRNRYFRYMGMGLFVTTLLLGALLAVFFSGHLTKPIILLSRAARSIADGRLDGPDIEPMTNDELRLLTITFNDMRRNLKQLIAEMKQKAELDRLVKELELKSLQSQINPHFLFNTLNTVAKMAYLEDAQQTSRLIEAVAAILRYNLGDLQRTVTLADEVRIAREYFFIQQTRFFDRIKFSLEAEPSCLDQPIPPLTLQPLIENAFIHGIETYEQGAELSVSVFAENGRVVVEVRDNGVGMDEQVKAELEALIRGEEPRTRREQGRGHSTGIGLHNVIRRLQLFYGVMDVAEIESALGKGTTVRLWLPRWQGGMNGESGDRR; translated from the coding sequence ATGAACATTCGGACGAAGATGCTGCTTTGCTTTACCGTTTTTTTGCTTTTGCTGAACGGAGCGGTGTTTCTTTTGTATCAGACGAGCGAAGAGATGATGAGCGATTATGATCAACGGATGCGCCGATTGTTGTTGCTCAATGAGGTGTCGCAGCGGGCAAACCGAATGATGGAACAGCTCAATGCGTACGTCTCGGAAAAAGAAGGACGGTATGCACGCGCTTATGAGCGGGAGTTCCGATGGCTGCAGCAACGCCGCCGGCAGCTCGGCGCCATCTTGCCAGTGCTGTCCGACCGGCTGGCGGCGGAAAACTATGAACATATGATTGAAAGTTTGCTGGAGGAGGCGGCGCTGACGGTCTATCATTTTCAAGCTGGAAATATTGGCTTGTACTCATCCCACTTGCATGAAACGATGAACATTGCGTCCTTTTTGCAAGAGGAAACGTTAAACTTGATTGACGATGAGCTGACGGCCTACCAACGGCGGTACGATGAAGTGGAGCGGCGCAACCGCTATTTCCGCTATATGGGAATGGGATTGTTTGTCACGACGTTGTTGCTTGGCGCCTTGCTGGCGGTGTTCTTTTCCGGCCACTTAACGAAGCCGATCATTCTTCTCTCGCGCGCTGCCCGATCCATCGCTGACGGGCGGCTGGACGGGCCGGATATTGAGCCGATGACCAACGATGAGCTGCGGCTGTTGACGATCACGTTTAATGACATGCGCCGCAATTTAAAGCAGCTGATTGCGGAGATGAAACAAAAGGCTGAGCTCGACCGGCTGGTGAAGGAGCTGGAACTCAAAAGCTTGCAAAGCCAAATCAATCCGCATTTTTTATTCAATACGCTGAACACGGTTGCGAAGATGGCGTACTTGGAGGACGCCCAGCAAACGTCGCGGCTGATTGAAGCGGTGGCGGCCATTTTGCGCTACAACTTGGGTGATTTGCAGCGGACGGTGACGCTTGCCGATGAGGTGCGCATCGCCCGTGAATATTTCTTCATCCAGCAGACGCGGTTTTTTGATCGGATCAAGTTTTCGTTAGAGGCGGAACCATCTTGCCTCGATCAACCGATTCCGCCGCTCACGTTGCAGCCGCTGATTGAAAATGCGTTCATCCATGGCATTGAGACGTACGAGCAGGGAGCCGAGCTGTCCGTGTCCGTTTTCGCCGAAAACGGGCGGGTCGTTGTGGAAGTGCGCGACAATGGCGTTGGCATGGATGAGCAGGTGAAAGCGGAGCTTGAAGCGTTGATCCGCGGCGAAGAACCGCGGACGCGCCGTGAGCAAGGGCGCGGCCATTCAACCGGCATCGGCTTGCACAATGTCATTCGCCGACTGCAGCTGTTTTACGGAGTGATGGATGTGGCCGAAATCGAGTCTGCACTAGGAAAAGGAACGACGGTGCGGTTATGGCTGCCAAGATGGCAAGGGGGGATGAACGGTGAAAGTGGCGATCGTCGATGA
- a CDS encoding glycoside hydrolase family 1 protein, whose product MEHRHLKPFPPGFLWGAASAAYQVEGAWNEDGKGLSVWDVFAKQPGRTFKGTNGDVAVDHYHRYKEDVALMAEMGLKAYRFSVSWSRVFPDGNGAVNEKGLDFYDRLIEELRTHGIEPIVTLYHWDVPQALMDAYGAWESRRIIDDFDRYAVTLFQRFGDRVKYWVTLNEQNIFISLGYRLGLHPPGVKDMKRMYEANHIANLANAKVIQSFRHYVPDGKIGPSFAYSPMYPYDSRPENVLAFENAEEFQNHWWMDVYAWGMYPQAAWNYLESQGLEPTVAPGDWELLQEAKPDFMGVNYYQTTTVEHNPPDGVGEGVMNTTGKKGTSTSSGIPGLFKTVRNPYVDTTNWDWAIDPVGLRIGLRRIANRYRLPILITENGLGEFDTLEPDDIVNDDYRIDYLRRHIQEIQRAITDGVDVLGYCVWSFTDLLSWLNGYQKRYGFVYVNRDDESEKDLRRIKKKSFYWYQRVIATNGAEL is encoded by the coding sequence ATGGAGCATCGCCATCTGAAACCGTTTCCGCCCGGGTTTTTATGGGGTGCAGCATCAGCTGCGTATCAAGTCGAAGGGGCGTGGAACGAAGATGGAAAAGGATTATCGGTATGGGATGTGTTTGCCAAACAGCCGGGCCGAACGTTTAAGGGGACCAACGGCGACGTCGCTGTCGATCATTATCATCGCTATAAAGAAGATGTAGCATTGATGGCGGAAATGGGGTTGAAAGCGTATCGGTTTTCGGTGTCATGGAGCCGCGTGTTTCCGGATGGAAACGGGGCCGTCAATGAAAAAGGGCTCGATTTTTACGACCGCTTGATTGAGGAGCTGCGAACCCATGGGATCGAGCCGATTGTGACGTTATACCATTGGGACGTGCCGCAAGCCTTGATGGATGCCTATGGGGCATGGGAATCGCGGCGCATCATCGATGATTTTGACCGGTATGCTGTGACATTGTTTCAACGGTTTGGCGACCGGGTCAAATATTGGGTGACACTCAATGAACAAAACATTTTCATTTCTTTGGGCTACCGGCTTGGCTTGCATCCGCCGGGCGTAAAAGACATGAAACGTATGTATGAGGCAAACCATATCGCCAATTTGGCGAATGCGAAGGTGATTCAATCGTTCCGTCATTACGTGCCTGACGGAAAAATCGGGCCGAGCTTTGCCTACTCGCCAATGTATCCGTACGACAGCCGTCCGGAAAATGTGCTCGCTTTTGAAAACGCGGAAGAATTCCAAAACCATTGGTGGATGGATGTGTATGCGTGGGGAATGTACCCACAGGCGGCTTGGAACTATCTTGAATCGCAAGGGCTCGAGCCGACGGTGGCGCCGGGCGATTGGGAGCTGCTCCAAGAGGCGAAGCCGGACTTTATGGGAGTCAACTATTACCAAACGACGACCGTTGAGCATAATCCGCCAGATGGCGTCGGAGAAGGTGTGATGAATACGACGGGAAAAAAAGGAACATCCACTTCGAGCGGCATTCCAGGACTGTTTAAAACCGTGCGCAATCCGTATGTCGATACGACGAACTGGGATTGGGCGATTGACCCGGTTGGCTTGCGGATTGGCCTCCGCCGCATTGCCAATCGTTACCGGCTGCCGATTTTGATTACAGAAAACGGCTTAGGTGAGTTCGATACGCTGGAACCAGACGATATCGTGAATGATGATTATCGAATTGACTACTTGCGCCGCCATATTCAAGAAATTCAACGCGCCATCACGGATGGGGTTGATGTGCTCGGTTACTGTGTTTGGTCGTTCACCGATTTGCTCAGCTGGCTGAACGGCTACCAAAAGCGGTACGGATTTGTGTACGTCAACCGTGACGATGAATCGGAAAAAGATTTGCGCCGCATCAAAAAGAAAAGCTTTTATTGGTATCAGCGTGTGATTGCGACGAACGGTGCCGAGCTGTAG
- a CDS encoding ABC transporter substrate-binding protein: MRKKASAWLALALGVGMALSGCSSSNSSSSDDAKQGSQKAGEKLEIFSWWTGAGEEDGLKALIKLFQEKYPDIEVENAAVAGGAGTNAKAVLASRMQGNDPPSTFQVHGGAELNEGWVAAGKMEPLNDLYEKEGWMDKFPKALIDMVSKDGNIYSVPVNIHRGNVLWYNKKVFADNGLQPPKTFDEFFQVADKLKAKGITPLALGDKEPWAATHLFENVLLGTLGTENYKKLWTGELSFNDPQVKQAVETFKKMLGYINEDHSSRNWQDAAQLVAEGKAAMYVMGDWVKGYFVNDLKLKVNQDFGYVPVPNTEGKFMVITDTFGLPKGVKNPDDVKKFLSVLGSVEGQDAFNPLKGSIPARIDADPSKYDEYGKQTMQDFKTAELAPSLAHGSAAPEGFVTKVNQAVNIFVTQKDVKTFIDTLASAAAELKK, translated from the coding sequence ATGAGAAAGAAAGCATCCGCATGGCTGGCGTTGGCGCTTGGCGTCGGTATGGCGCTGTCGGGCTGCAGCAGCTCGAACTCTTCTTCGTCCGATGACGCCAAACAAGGCAGCCAAAAAGCGGGAGAGAAGCTCGAGATTTTCAGCTGGTGGACCGGAGCCGGTGAGGAAGACGGCTTAAAAGCGCTCATCAAACTGTTCCAAGAAAAATATCCGGATATTGAAGTCGAAAACGCGGCGGTGGCCGGCGGGGCGGGAACGAACGCCAAGGCGGTGTTGGCGAGCCGCATGCAAGGAAACGATCCGCCATCGACGTTCCAAGTACACGGCGGAGCGGAGCTGAATGAAGGCTGGGTGGCCGCCGGCAAAATGGAGCCGCTCAACGATTTATATGAAAAAGAAGGCTGGATGGACAAATTCCCGAAAGCGTTGATTGACATGGTGAGCAAAGACGGCAACATTTACTCCGTGCCTGTCAACATTCACCGCGGCAACGTGCTTTGGTACAACAAAAAAGTATTTGCCGACAACGGGCTTCAGCCGCCGAAAACATTCGACGAGTTTTTCCAAGTGGCCGACAAGCTGAAAGCAAAGGGCATTACGCCGCTCGCCTTAGGCGACAAAGAGCCGTGGGCAGCGACGCACCTGTTTGAAAACGTGCTGCTTGGCACGCTCGGAACGGAAAACTACAAGAAACTTTGGACGGGAGAATTATCGTTTAACGACCCACAAGTGAAACAAGCCGTTGAGACGTTTAAGAAAATGCTTGGCTATATTAACGAAGACCATAGCTCGCGCAACTGGCAAGACGCCGCCCAGCTCGTCGCCGAAGGAAAGGCGGCCATGTACGTGATGGGCGACTGGGTGAAGGGCTATTTTGTCAACGATTTGAAATTGAAGGTGAACCAAGACTTCGGCTATGTGCCGGTGCCGAATACGGAAGGCAAGTTTATGGTCATTACCGATACGTTCGGCCTGCCGAAAGGCGTGAAAAACCCGGACGATGTGAAGAAGTTCTTATCGGTGCTTGGTTCGGTGGAAGGGCAAGATGCGTTTAACCCGCTGAAAGGCTCCATCCCGGCCCGCATCGACGCGGATCCGTCCAAGTACGATGAATACGGCAAACAAACGATGCAAGACTTCAAGACGGCGGAGCTGGCGCCGAGCTTAGCGCACGGTTCAGCAGCGCCGGAAGGGTTTGTCACGAAGGTCAATCAGGCCGTCAACATTTTCGTGACGCAAAAAGATGTGAAGACGTTCATCGACACGTTGGCATCGGCCGCCGCAGAACTGAAGAAGTAA